ACGACGTTTGTCGGAGATCCGAAGATCGTGGGGCAGGCTGCGCTGCTGAAGGGAGAGGCCTACACGGTCATTGGGGTCTTACCTGAGGGCGCGACTACCCCGTTGAATGCGGACGTCTATACGGCGCTTCAGCCCAGCCGTTCGGGCGAAGGGCAGGGAAGCAACTTTTCGGTGATCACTCGGCTGCGTGAGGGCGCGACGTGGGAACAGGCGGATGCGGAGATCAACCGCGCGTGGGCAGCACGTATCCAGAGATTTGCAAAGAGCAATCCCGGAGCGCAGGTGAGCTACTATTGCGTGCCTCTACAGAAAGGAGAGACGGGACAGTTGCGACCGCAGGTGCTGACGTTGATGCTGGCGGCGGGATTCATCCTGTTGATTGCGTGCGCGAATCTTGCGGGACTGACGCTCGTTCACATGCTGCGACGCACGGGGGAGATTGCGACGCGGTTGGCGCTGGGAGCGTCGCGGTGGCAGGTCTATCGGCAGATATGGATTGAAAACCTGTTGCTGGCGCTTTTAGGTGGAGTGGCTGGTATCGGCGTGGGATTGATTGCACTGCGCGGTTTGTTGCTTCTTCTGCCACAGCATTTCCTACCGGTCGCAAGTGTGCCGCTCGACGCCCGCGTGCTGGCATTTACTTTCTGCCTCTCTCTGCTGACGAGTGTTCTCTTTGGCATGCTGCCTGCGCTCACCTCGCGCAAAGTGGACCTGCGCACCTCGATCGCGAGCCATGCCGCGGTGGGTGGGAGCAGCCTGCGGCTTCGGCAAGGGCTGATCGCGGGCGAGGTTGCGTTGACGGTTGTGCTTCTCGCTTCGGCGGGTCTGCTGATTCGTACTCTCATCCATCTGGAGACCCTGCCCACGGGGTTCGATGCGACGGGCGTGATGACGGCGAAGGCTTCGCTGGATGATGCGACCTATCGCGATCCAGCGGCTTTCCGGAAGCTTCTCGACCAGAGCATTGCCTCCATGCGGCAGATCCCCGGTGTGCAGAACGCCGCTGTGGGACTCACCTTGCCTTACGAGAGAACGCTGAATGATGCGGTTACGCTAAGTGACGGCAAAGAGGCAGGAACGCAAGTCCAAACGGATGAGTTGTATGTCACTCCGGGTTACTTCGATACGCTGAAGATTCCAGTGTTGAAGGGACGGGCCTTCAGCGATGCGGATGGGCCGGATGTTCAACAGGTTGTTATCGTCAACCAGAGCTTTGCGCAGAAGTTTTTCCATGGTGCGGATGCCGTGGGGCGATATCTGGATAAGAACCGACGGATCGTTGGTGTGGTTGCGGACATGGCGCTCTCTTCGGGATTAAGTATCAGCGAGCCGCTTACCAGCGAAGAGACGATCTACCTTCCTGCAGCGCAAGTGAGTAAGGGATTGCTTGGAGTCCACGTATGGTTTCAGCCAAGCTGGATCGTTCGCACGGCTGCACCTGTTGAAGGCTTGACCGCCCAGATGCAGCGTGCCCTGGCGAGTGCGGATCCTAATCTGCCGTTTTCCGGCTTCTACCGCATGGAAGAGCTTCGCGCCAAGACTCTGGCGATGCAGAGGGTCGAGGTTGCTCTGCTGGGGACGCTGGCAACGCTGGCCCTGCTACTGAGCGCTGTGGGGATCTTCGCTCTTGTGGCTAACACGATTGCGCAACGAACGCGCGAGCTTGGAATTCGCATGGCCCTTGGATCTACGGTGGAGCAGGCGATGCTGCATGTTGGGCGCTCCGGCATGCTGGCGTCCACCGTAGGGCTGGGCGTGGGGCTGGTCCTTTGCGCGGGCGCGCTGCGTGCGATGGACAGTGTGCTCTATGGCGTGGGTGTGTATGACGCACCCACGCTTGTTGGCGCGCTTTTAACGCTTTTTGTGGTGGCGGCGTTGGCGACAGCGTTGCCCACGCTGCGCATTTTGCGCATCGATCCGGCACAGACGTTGCGGCAGGAGTAGATGGGCGGTACAGGTTCCGATTAAACGGTCCGCAGGAATGCGAGCAGCTTTTGGAAGTAGACCTCCTGGTCATCCCACATGCAGAGATGACTTCCGTTGGGACAGTAGGCGTAGGTTCCGTGCTGCACCAGCGTCGCCATCTTCTCCATGTCCTTTGGATCCATCTCGTCGTACTTTGAGCCGATCATGAGTGTCTTCGTTTGAATTTCGTGGAGCCGTCCCCATACGTCCCAGTCTTTGAGATTCCCGGTCGCCACGAACTCGTTCTTGCCTTGCATCTGCGTGTAGATGGTCTGGTTTGTATGCTCAAAAGAACGCACCAAACCGTTTGGCCATGGCCTCGACCTACAGATCATCTGGGAGTACAGATCCTCCAAAACGATTTTTTCGTATTCGGGTGAGTCATAGTCCCGGATGGCTTCCAGTGCGTCCAGCTTCTCAAGCGCGACTGGCGACAATTTCGCCTTCCAAGTCGTGGCGTGTCGTAAGAACGCATCTGAACTCGCCGACCTATTCGACACGACCAAACCTCGCAGGTTCTGGGGATACTTCAGCGCATATTCCAGAGCAAGCGCTCCACCGAAAGAGTGTCCGTACAGAACGAAGTGGTCAAGTCCCAACCCCTGACGGACTTCTTCTACCTCGTGCACATAGCGCCCAAGCGTCCAGAGCCACGTATCTTCCGGATGGTCTGAATGATTGCAACCGAGTTGATCGTAGTAGTACATCTCGATCCCGGCTTCAGGCAGAAACGACTCCATTGCTTCGAGATACTCATGGCTGAATCCGGGCCCGCCGTGCAGTAGAAGGACCTTGATCGGACCGCTCCCGACCTTCTTCGTCCAAACCTTATACTTACCGCCCATCACGGGCACCATACGCACGCCACCAGTGCGAATTCCGGGGGGATTTAGGCCGTCGGGTTCCTGAACGGTGACCTCCGCGGCTGACACGGTGCTGGCAGTTGCGCCTGCTGTATTGATCATCCAGGATGCAGCGCTGGCTGCTAGAAACTTCCTTCGATTCATGTAGTTCTCCAAAACGGCCTTCGTGGAGAAAACACGGGAACCTCGGGTCTATTCCATTTCGCTAAGCTTTGGCATTTCACAGCACCTTGTCCTCCCGCAGCGCAGCGAAGATCTGGCTTTTCAGAAGCGACCACTTTCCTGACAGATCCGGTTGGTGCGCTCCGCGCGACCCCACCCTTTCGCGATGAAGCTGCGAAAGAATGGGGCACGGGCCGGTGGCCACCTCATTAAGTCCCCCCTGAACTTCGTACGAAGATTTTCGTTGACATGTACGAAATGGTTCGTATAAGTTTTCCCCTATGACGAGTACACATGAAATTCCAAAGCCGACCGAAGGGGAACTAGAGCTTCTAACGATCCTCTGGGACCTGGAGCAGGCGACCGTGCGCGAGATCTTTGATGCGGTGAATGCACGCAGGCCTGTGGTTTATACCGGCGTGTTGAAGCTGCTGCAGATCATGACGGACAAGGGCCTGGTGAAACGCGATGAACGGGAACGCGCGCATGTTTACCGAGCGGCCATTGCGCGAGAAGAGACGCAGCGGCAGTTTTTGCGCGAGTTGAGCAAGCGCTTTTTCTCTGGAAGTGCGGCCCAACTGGCATTGCATGCGCTGGAGATGGAAGTTTCCAGTGAAGAAGATCTGGATGAGATTCGGAAGCTGTTGCGCCGTAAGAAGTAACGGAGAGTCGAGGCAATAATGAATGCTCTGACATGGATGCGAGATGGGGAGATGGTGGCGCTTGGATGGACGCTGCTGCACTTTTGCTGGCAGGGAACTGCGATTGCCGTGGTGTATGCGCTGGTCGATCGGATGACGTTTCGCGCGGCGGCGAAGGTGCGCTACGGGATCGCCATGGTGGCCCTGGGGCTTATGCCGGTGGCGGCGCTGGTGACCTTTGTCGAACAAGAGCGCCTGGTAGTGCACCTGCCGCGTGGCGGGCAGGAGGTTGTTGCCTCGCAGCTTGGGGCGATTCACAGCACGCTGGTGAAGGAGCTTCCCCAGGCCGCGCCGATGTTGGCGGACAGCGAGCTCTTTCTTGCGGGGAGTGCTGACCGTCTGCTGCCGTGGGTCGATGGTGTCTGGCTTGCCGGGGTGTTGTTGCTGGCGCTGCGTGCTGTGGGCGGATGGTGGCAGCTCGAGCATCTTCGACGACGTGCGGAGGCGCTGGTGCCGACAGAGGTGGAGGCGAGCTTCCTGCGCATCTCACAGCAACTGCGCATGGGGCGCAAGGTCGCGCTGCGGCTCTCCGATGAGCTGATCTCGCCGATGGCGATGGGTGTGTGGAGGGCGACGGTGATTCTGCCGGTCTCTGCAGTGATGCAGCTGGAGCCTGCGCAACTGGAGGCGGTGCTGGCGCACGAGTTGGCACACATACGGCGATGGGACTACCTCTGCAACCTGCTGCAGACGACGGTGGAGTGCCTGCTGTTCTTCCATCCCGCGGTGTGGTGGGTGAGTCGTCGCACACGCGACCTGCGAGAGGTTTGTTGCGACGAGGTGGCCGCGAGGACTTGCGAGAGCCCGGTCGTGTATGCCGAGGCGCTTTTGCAACTGGAAGAGCAGCGCACTGAAAGACTGCAACTGGCGATGGCGCTTGAGGGGCATCGTGGAACTTTATTGATCCGCGTGAGACAGATTCTTGGAGAGGGAATGATCATGGAGCGTAGAACGACGAGCGGTACGCGGGTAGCAATTATTGGGGCAGTGGTGTTGGCGCTGCTTCTTGGGTCGAAGGCGGCAAACGGTCTGAAGGTCATCCATCGTTCTGTGTCTTCTGCCGTTGTCGCACAGCAGGATGTGAGCTCTGTAACTTCTGTTCGTGTGAGTGCGCCTGCGGTGGTGAAGTCCTCTACGGGAGACGCAGATGTCCAAGCAGACACCAGTCCGAATGTAGTGGCGGAGATGGTGGCATCAACCCCGATGCCCGCGCCGACACCTGCACCCATGGCAACTCCGAATCCCGCTCCGACACCGGGCCTGGAGAGCGACGAGGAGACGCCGCAGGGTGGAGCGAACTATCTGCAAAGGATGAAGGATGCGGGCTATCCGCTCGACCTGAACCGGGACCTGGATACGATCATTTCTTTGCGCAATCTTGGCGTGACGCCGGAGTATGCCAAAGGCATGGCGCAGGTTGGGTTAGGCACACCGACGTTGCATGAGTTGACCGGCTTGAAAGCGCAGGGTGTAACACCGGAGTATCTCCAGGGTCTGCGTTCGTCGGGTATTGCTCCCACGAGCTTTCATGAAGCGATCTCCGAGAAGGCTGTGGGTGTGACGCCCGAGTATTCCAGGGAGATCGCGGCGCTCGGCATTGGAACTCCGACGACGCACGATCTTATCAGCCTGAGGGCCCAGGGCATCACGCCGGAATATGTGGCGGAGCTGAAAGCTTCTGGTCTTGTGGCGAGAGACCTTCATGAGCTTGCGGGCATGAAAGCAGTGGGTGTGAACCCCGAATATGCGAAGGCGATGATGGCGACGGGGTATCCCGATATGACGCCGCATGAACTTGTGTCTTTGCGGGCACAGGGTGTTACACCGGAGTATGCGCGATGGGTGAAGCAGAGTTTCCCTAACGCGGACATGCACAGCCTGCGGCAGGGTGGCGTGTTTCATGTGGATGCTGATTTCGTTGCGAAGGCGAAGGCGCATGGATTTACCGATACGAGCTTCGACAAACTGGTGAAGCTGAAGATGACGGGCCTTCTGGACTAAGCAGTCTCTAACCAATCACACAAGGGAGAATCGCGATGAAACGCATGGGTATGGCATTGCTGCTGGTTGGGCTTTCTGGAGTTTCGACGATCGGTTATGGAGAGACTTTGTCTGGTCTTTGCATGGTCTCGTCGGCGCACAACGTCGTTCGCGATCTTGATACTGCCGATCTCCTGCTTCACAGGACCGGATGCGATAACGAAGAGTATCACTGCGGCAATTCGGAAAACTCCAACATCGCGTGGAGCAGATGGAGCGGCGTCTCACCCGAGGCATTAAGGCAGGAGGGGGCGGTGCTTACTGCAGAGATGAAGGGCGAAGCTGGGGCACTGCGCTGCTCAGGAACAGTGCATGAAGGCATTCTCGCCGGGAAGTATGAGTTCACACCGAACGCTGAGTTCGTACAGAAGATGGCGGCGATGGGCTTCGACGAGATCACGACGCGCAAGCAAGAGGGATTTCTGACGCTGGACGTTACTACGGGGTGGGTTCGCCAGGTCAAGGACGCAGGAGTGACTGAACTTTCGACGAACAAGCTGATGGGTCTGCGAGCGCTGCATGTCGATCCGGAGTATATCCGCGCGATGGCCGCCGCCGGTTACCCGGAGTTGCGCGCCAACAAACTTACGGAGATGAAGGCCGTTGGTGTGACGCCAGAGAAGGCAGCGGAGGCAAAGTCGCTCGGCTTCAATCCTTCAGAGCAGGAGTTGATCCAGATGAGCATCTTCAAGATCGACCGGCCCTTTGTTGAACGGATGCGGAGCAAGGGACTCAATGATCTGACGCTTGCGAAGCTGATCAAGGTCAAGATCTTCAAGCTGGAAGAGTGATCGAGTGATTGCGAGGAAAAGATATGAGAACTCCGAGGCGTTGGTTTGTCGCATTGCTTGCACTCGCTGTGACTGCTTCCCTGGCCGAAGCAGCCAAGTCGATCACTGATTCTCGCAAACCGCAGACGGTCGTAAGAGAGAACGCCTATGTGTCCACACAGGGGGAGTGGGGCGTTCACCCGACGGAGAAGCGCCACTCCTCTTTTCTTGTGTATCTTTCGTATGGCCCGCGTTCGTTGTCGGTGGATTGTTCTTCCAGGCGCTGTGTCATTGAGTTTGCGGGCGCGGAAAAGGGTTCCTCTCTTTCGATCGGAGAGCACCCGGCGGCTTAGGTCTGGCGGAAGGATTGCGCAACGATGTGAAGCTTGTGCGGACGGTCTCTCCACGCGGTCATGACGAGGAACCATACGGGCCAGCTGAGTACCCAGTTCGGAAACCAAAAACCGCTGCTACTCCATGTGTGAATGCTCAGCAACGTGATTCCGATGGCCATAGCGAGTGCTGGTTTGAATTTGATCTGTGCGAATCGAAGCCCATGACTTACGCCACAGATCGCGGGAAAGAGAAACAGGACGAGGGAGAAGCGTGACAGGAATGCCACGTGAAATCTGGACATACAGAAGAGGCACGGGATGAACGCAGAGATCGCGCTGACGCTTACCGTTCGTCGTGAGACCGATCCCATGACGAAGCCTCCCGTCCACGACCATCCGATAAGGAGCAGGACATTGCATACGAACAGAGCGAGTCCCGGCCCTACGATGAGTTCTGATGCGTGTTCGACTTTCGATCCTAAGAGGCGTTGACAGGTCTGGCTGACATGGAGTGAGAGGCCTATGAGCAAAAAGCTGCAGGGCACGGCGAGTCCCAGTGAAGTAAGCCAGGGTCGCCAGCTCTTCCATATTTCAAGCTTTCTGCGGACAACGAGACCAAGAACGTCGCGTAGAGCCAGCCCTCCGAATACGCCGGTCTCTTCCAAATCGCCCAGTACCGCTTCGCGCTCGTTATACTCCAACAACTGCGAAAACACTTCGACGCAGGTCTGGACGAGGCTGCTCATGAGAGGCTCCCACCTTTTTCCATGGCCCAACGGGCGTTCATGCTGACGCGCATGACGACATCGTAGAAGTTCTTTGCTGCCAGCTCTCCCGTTTCAGTCACCAGCACCATGCGCTTGGCTCGCCCTCCGCGCTGAGGAGTGGCTTCCCCCATCCAGGTCTTGAGCAGGCCCTTCTTCTCGAGGCGCTCGATCGTGGTGTAAAGTGCGCCAATCGAGCACTTTCGCAGGGTGCTGGCTTCGATTTCTTCGCGAATGGCGGCGCCGTAGGCCTTGTCTCCAAGTCCTGCGGCGGCGGTAATCAGGGCGTATTCAAATTCACCAAGCATGATTTGAATTACATTGTGGTACTAAGCTTAGGGCCTGTCAAGAACTTTGATCTTATGGCATGATCTCCAGAACGTGTTTTACGATCCTGCGCTTTCGGATCGTGGTCCTGGGGCCACGAAGCAGCTTGCAAAGCCGTCAGATTTTGCTTTGCACTCTCTCTTTGCTGCGCGACATCCAATTCCTCAACGTTGGCGAATTCGCGATGGCCGTTCCATTGGGAAGGTTGCTGAAACCCTCCTTGTCACCAGAATCGACCGCATTGCGGCGCGATCCGGGAGAAGTACATGAAGAAGTCTGAAGTCTTTCAGGCATGGGCCATGATTCTGGCCGGACGCGCGCCTTCGCTTTCCATTGAAATTACAAAAGAGTGTCCTTTGCGCTGCCCCGGCTGCTATGCCTTCGACGCGGCGCATCTTGGCGGGACCACGGAATTGCGCCAGCTCTCCGATTTCAAAGGAGATGTGCTGATCGAGAAGATTCTCGCTTTGATCGACGAGCACAAGCCGCTGCATCTCTCGCTGGTGGGGGGCGATCCGTTGGTCCGCTACCGAGAGCTTGAAGCCCTCCTGCCGCAGATCGAGAGCCGTGGTGTGCATACACAGGTTGTGACGAGTGCTTTTCGGATTATTCCGCCTGCGTGGAAGGAGTACAAGAAGCTGAACGTTGTGGTCTCCATCGATGGTCTGCAGCCGGAGCACGATGCGCGGAGAAAGCCTGCGACCTATGAACGCATTTTAAAGAACATCCAGGGCTCAAAGGTTTCGATCCACTGCACGATCACGTCGCAGATCGTGGAGCGGCCGGGTTATCTCGACGAGTTTCTGGCGTTCTGGTGCAGTCGTCCGGAGATTACGAGGGTCTGGTTCAGTTTGTTTACGCCGCAGATGGGCGCTACGGATCTGGAGATTCTTTCGCCTTCGCAGCGTATGCAGGTGATTGCCGAGTTGCGGGAGCTGCGTTTGAAGTATCCGAAGCTCGACATGCCGGAACCTGTGCTGGAAGAGATTGCGTCGCCTCCAAAGAACCCGGAGGAGTGCATCTTTGCGAGGACAACGGAGACGATCTCCGCTGACCTGAAGACGCGGATTGGACCGTGCCAGTTTGGGGGCGAGCCGGATTGCGAGCAGTGTGGATGCCTGGCTTCGATGGGGCTTGCAGCGGTTGGCAATTACAAGTTGGTGGGTCCACTGACTGCAGGACACCTCTTCAAAGCTTCTGACCGTGTGGGGAAAAGATGGAGAAAATTGCGCGGTAGCCTGCAAAGGACGCAAGTTGTTGATCCAGAACCAGTGCCCTTCAAGATCCTGCAAAGCTGATGCAGGTTCGAGGTCGGCAAAGCTCTTCCGATGTAAAGTAGGAGTGTGCAGGTCAAAGTCTCGCGAGAGAACTTTGTTAAACGGGAAGCCGGTGTAACTCCGGCGCTGTCCCGCAGCGGTAATGGGAGCGAAACGTTGCAAGGCGCGAGCCAACGCACTGTCTCAACGAGATGGGAAGCGGCGATGGAGTAGGTTGCCCAGAGTCCGAAGACCGGCCTGCCGCCACCACCATGGAAGCGCTGTGCGCTCACCGTGGGTGCGTTTGAGGATACCGCTCTCGTGGATTGGACCGGTGACCACTGCTGCATCTCCGTGCGATTTCGCAGGGCGGTGTTGCCTGCGCATGGGTGGTTCTTCCGTACTCCAGGAGAGAACCGAGATGGTTGCAGGTGTAGTTTCTTTGTCCCCGACAGTGAAGTTGAAGACAGCAAATTTGGGCTTTCCGCGTATGGGGCGTCAGCGTGAGTTGAAGTTCGCGCTGGAGGGTTTTTGGGCAGGCAAGCGGACAGAGTCCGAACTTCTTGAAGTGGCCTCGAGCTTGCGCGCCGAGCATTGGAAGTCGCAGAAGGCAGCGGGTCTCGACTTCGTTCCCTCGAATGACTTTTCGCTTTACGACCAGGTGCTGGATGCGCTGGTCCTCGTAGGAGCAACTCCGGAGCGCTTTGGCACTGGGCCGGTAACGCTGGAGCGTTATTTTGCCATGGCGCGGAACAGCCGTGAACAGACAGCGATGGAGATGACGAAGTGGTTCGATACGAACTACCACTATCTCGTGCCGGAGTGGTCTGAAGGAATCTCGTTTGAAGTGGATACGACCAAGCTGTTGACCGAGGTGCGCGAGGCACGTGCGCTTGGCATCGAAACGCGTCCGGTGCTTGTTGGACCGTTGACTCTGCTTCTGCTGGGTAAGGGCATTGACGGGGCGTTCGATCCGATGACGTTGTTACCGAAGATCACGTCCGCCTACAGACAGGTACTCGAAGCACTTGCCGCAGAGCGTGTGGAGTGGGTGCAGATCGATGAGCCGATGCTGGTGACCGATCTGGAGACCGGTGTGGCTGAGAGCTATCGCAGCGTCTATGCCGAACTGGCCATGGTGCCGGTGAAGTTGATGCTGACGACGTACTTCGATGCGCTAGGGGACAATCTTTCTCTGGCTGTCGATCTTGGGACGGCTGGCATTCACATTGACGTGGTGCGTGCACCGGAAGAGTTGAAGGCGGTGATCGCGGCGCTGAAGCCGGAACAGGTGTTGAGCGTCGGTTGTGTGGAAGGACGGAACATCTGGCTGAGCGATTTTGCCGTCGCTTCTGCGCAGTTGAATGAAGCTGTGGAGGGTCTTGGAGCGGAGCGTGTTCTTGCTGCTCCTTCCTGCTCTCTGTTGCATGTTCCACATGATCTCGGTAGCGAGATCAAGCTGCCTTCGCGGATCAAGAGCTGGCTACGGTTTGCGACGGAGAAGGTTGCTGAAGTTGTGGCGCTGGGCACGGGCGACGTGGCTGCCGCGCAGGCCAATGCGGCTGCAGTGGCCGATCGTGAGGCGGCGGAGACGACCACCAATGCGAAGGTTCGTGCGGCGCTGGCTGAGCTCCAGGCGACCGACTTCGCGCGCGCTTCGGCCTATACCCAGAGGGCGATTGTGCAGAGGGAAGAGCTTGGGCTTCCGTTGCTGCCGACGACGACGATAGGGTCGTTCCCGCAGACGGCGGAGGTGCGTAAGCATCGCGCGGCACGGAAGAAAGGTCATGAGACTGCGGATGAGTATGAAGCGTTCCTAAAGAAGGCGATTACAGAGTGTGTCCGCGAGCAGGAGCGCATTGGGCTGGATGTCCTGGTGCACGGTGAGTTCGAGCGCAACGACATGGTGGAGTACTTTGCCGAGTTCCTGGATGGCTTTGCGTTCACGGAGAACGGCTGGGTGCAGAGCTACGGATCGCGCTGCGTCAAGCCGCCTGTGATCTATGGCGATGTGTCCCGTCCGACGCCGATGACGTTGAAGTGGACGAGCTATGCTCGTTCGCTAACGACGCGTCCCATGAAGGGCATGTTGACGGGGCCGATCACGGTCTTGCAGTGGTCCTTTGTTCGGAACGATATTCCGCGGCAGCAGACGGCGTGGCAGATTGCGCTTGCGTTGCGGGACGAGGTGACGGACCTGGAGGGCATCGGCATCCGCATCATCCAGGTGGATGAGCCTGCGTTGCGTGAGGGGCTTCCTCTGCGTCGAGCGGATTGGGCTGCGTACCTCGACTGGGCGGTGAAGGCGTTCAAGCTGGCGACTTCTTCCGTTGCCGATGAGACGCAGATCCATACACACATGTGCTACTGCGAGTTCGACGACATCCTGCCTGCCATTGCAGCGTTGGATGCGGACGTGATCTCGA
This genomic stretch from Terriglobus saanensis SP1PR4 harbors:
- a CDS encoding ABC transporter permease — its product is MLTFLRVQAAKLRGFFVRKRADDEFHEELANHLELLTERMIRSGVPAGEAARAARRQLGNATLLQQQQRDGRTLLFLENFLRDLRFSTRQLARHPVFTLTVLFTLALSIGANTAIFSLVNALILKDLPYAQPERMGTIYARYTGPEASNGNANLDGERWELLRDNVPSLTSAVYSGLNSGVNFRSGSRVQYLHAGRISAHYFDVLGVHPFLGRAFSEDEDRPHGAKTVVLSYDFWRTTFVGDPKIVGQAALLKGEAYTVIGVLPEGATTPLNADVYTALQPSRSGEGQGSNFSVITRLREGATWEQADAEINRAWAARIQRFAKSNPGAQVSYYCVPLQKGETGQLRPQVLTLMLAAGFILLIACANLAGLTLVHMLRRTGEIATRLALGASRWQVYRQIWIENLLLALLGGVAGIGVGLIALRGLLLLLPQHFLPVASVPLDARVLAFTFCLSLLTSVLFGMLPALTSRKVDLRTSIASHAAVGGSSLRLRQGLIAGEVALTVVLLASAGLLIRTLIHLETLPTGFDATGVMTAKASLDDATYRDPAAFRKLLDQSIASMRQIPGVQNAAVGLTLPYERTLNDAVTLSDGKEAGTQVQTDELYVTPGYFDTLKIPVLKGRAFSDADGPDVQQVVIVNQSFAQKFFHGADAVGRYLDKNRRIVGVVADMALSSGLSISEPLTSEETIYLPAAQVSKGLLGVHVWFQPSWIVRTAAPVEGLTAQMQRALASADPNLPFSGFYRMEELRAKTLAMQRVEVALLGTLATLALLLSAVGIFALVANTIAQRTRELGIRMALGSTVEQAMLHVGRSGMLASTVGLGVGLVLCAGALRAMDSVLYGVGVYDAPTLVGALLTLFVVAALATALPTLRILRIDPAQTLRQE
- a CDS encoding proline iminopeptidase-family hydrolase; this translates as MNRRKFLAASAASWMINTAGATASTVSAAEVTVQEPDGLNPPGIRTGGVRMVPVMGGKYKVWTKKVGSGPIKVLLLHGGPGFSHEYLEAMESFLPEAGIEMYYYDQLGCNHSDHPEDTWLWTLGRYVHEVEEVRQGLGLDHFVLYGHSFGGALALEYALKYPQNLRGLVVSNRSASSDAFLRHATTWKAKLSPVALEKLDALEAIRDYDSPEYEKIVLEDLYSQMICRSRPWPNGLVRSFEHTNQTIYTQMQGKNEFVATGNLKDWDVWGRLHEIQTKTLMIGSKYDEMDPKDMEKMATLVQHGTYAYCPNGSHLCMWDDQEVYFQKLLAFLRTV
- a CDS encoding BlaI/MecI/CopY family transcriptional regulator; its protein translation is MTSTHEIPKPTEGELELLTILWDLEQATVREIFDAVNARRPVVYTGVLKLLQIMTDKGLVKRDERERAHVYRAAIAREETQRQFLRELSKRFFSGSAAQLALHALEMEVSSEEDLDEIRKLLRRKK
- a CDS encoding M56 family metallopeptidase, translating into MNALTWMRDGEMVALGWTLLHFCWQGTAIAVVYALVDRMTFRAAAKVRYGIAMVALGLMPVAALVTFVEQERLVVHLPRGGQEVVASQLGAIHSTLVKELPQAAPMLADSELFLAGSADRLLPWVDGVWLAGVLLLALRAVGGWWQLEHLRRRAEALVPTEVEASFLRISQQLRMGRKVALRLSDELISPMAMGVWRATVILPVSAVMQLEPAQLEAVLAHELAHIRRWDYLCNLLQTTVECLLFFHPAVWWVSRRTRDLREVCCDEVAARTCESPVVYAEALLQLEEQRTERLQLAMALEGHRGTLLIRVRQILGEGMIMERRTTSGTRVAIIGAVVLALLLGSKAANGLKVIHRSVSSAVVAQQDVSSVTSVRVSAPAVVKSSTGDADVQADTSPNVVAEMVASTPMPAPTPAPMATPNPAPTPGLESDEETPQGGANYLQRMKDAGYPLDLNRDLDTIISLRNLGVTPEYAKGMAQVGLGTPTLHELTGLKAQGVTPEYLQGLRSSGIAPTSFHEAISEKAVGVTPEYSREIAALGIGTPTTHDLISLRAQGITPEYVAELKASGLVARDLHELAGMKAVGVNPEYAKAMMATGYPDMTPHELVSLRAQGVTPEYARWVKQSFPNADMHSLRQGGVFHVDADFVAKAKAHGFTDTSFDKLVKLKMTGLLD
- a CDS encoding PadR family transcriptional regulator; the encoded protein is MLGEFEYALITAAAGLGDKAYGAAIREEIEASTLRKCSIGALYTTIERLEKKGLLKTWMGEATPQRGGRAKRMVLVTETGELAAKNFYDVVMRVSMNARWAMEKGGSLS
- a CDS encoding radical SAM protein, translating into MKKSEVFQAWAMILAGRAPSLSIEITKECPLRCPGCYAFDAAHLGGTTELRQLSDFKGDVLIEKILALIDEHKPLHLSLVGGDPLVRYRELEALLPQIESRGVHTQVVTSAFRIIPPAWKEYKKLNVVVSIDGLQPEHDARRKPATYERILKNIQGSKVSIHCTITSQIVERPGYLDEFLAFWCSRPEITRVWFSLFTPQMGATDLEILSPSQRMQVIAELRELRLKYPKLDMPEPVLEEIASPPKNPEECIFARTTETISADLKTRIGPCQFGGEPDCEQCGCLASMGLAAVGNYKLVGPLTAGHLFKASDRVGKRWRKLRGSLQRTQVVDPEPVPFKILQS
- the metE gene encoding 5-methyltetrahydropteroyltriglutamate--homocysteine S-methyltransferase — translated: MVAGVVSLSPTVKLKTANLGFPRMGRQRELKFALEGFWAGKRTESELLEVASSLRAEHWKSQKAAGLDFVPSNDFSLYDQVLDALVLVGATPERFGTGPVTLERYFAMARNSREQTAMEMTKWFDTNYHYLVPEWSEGISFEVDTTKLLTEVREARALGIETRPVLVGPLTLLLLGKGIDGAFDPMTLLPKITSAYRQVLEALAAERVEWVQIDEPMLVTDLETGVAESYRSVYAELAMVPVKLMLTTYFDALGDNLSLAVDLGTAGIHIDVVRAPEELKAVIAALKPEQVLSVGCVEGRNIWLSDFAVASAQLNEAVEGLGAERVLAAPSCSLLHVPHDLGSEIKLPSRIKSWLRFATEKVAEVVALGTGDVAAAQANAAAVADREAAETTTNAKVRAALAELQATDFARASAYTQRAIVQREELGLPLLPTTTIGSFPQTAEVRKHRAARKKGHETADEYEAFLKKAITECVREQERIGLDVLVHGEFERNDMVEYFAEFLDGFAFTENGWVQSYGSRCVKPPVIYGDVSRPTPMTLKWTSYARSLTTRPMKGMLTGPITVLQWSFVRNDIPRQQTAWQIALALRDEVTDLEGIGIRIIQVDEPALREGLPLRRADWAAYLDWAVKAFKLATSSVADETQIHTHMCYCEFDDILPAIAALDADVISMETARSRMELLEAFRAHAYPNEIGPGVYDIHSPRVPSVGEMSELLTLALEVLKPEQIWVNPDCGLKTRGWPETVEALENMVKAAGELRLTLNA